From the genome of Pukyongia salina, one region includes:
- the hisH gene encoding imidazole glycerol phosphate synthase subunit HisH yields the protein MKIVQIDYGAGNIKNIQFAFERFGYSPVLTSDIDEIREADKVIFPGVGEASNAMDKLRRSGLHRIIPELSQPVLGICLGMQLLCELTEENNTIGLGIFPLEVKRFSNVVKVPQIGWNNIYGLKSHLFNAITENEYMYLVHSYYVPLCEETIANCDYELPYSAAIRRNNFYGVQFHPEKSAAAGEQLLKNFLAL from the coding sequence ATGAAGATCGTTCAGATAGATTATGGTGCAGGGAATATAAAGAACATTCAGTTTGCTTTCGAGCGCTTCGGATACAGTCCGGTATTAACTTCCGATATTGATGAAATTCGCGAGGCAGACAAAGTGATCTTTCCCGGAGTTGGCGAGGCGAGCAACGCTATGGATAAACTGAGGAGGTCCGGCCTTCACCGTATTATTCCCGAATTATCACAGCCAGTCCTGGGAATATGCCTGGGTATGCAGCTGCTATGTGAACTCACCGAGGAGAATAATACTATAGGATTGGGAATATTCCCACTAGAGGTAAAACGATTCTCCAATGTAGTGAAGGTTCCACAGATTGGTTGGAACAATATCTACGGTTTGAAATCACACCTCTTCAATGCTATCACCGAAAACGAATATATGTACCTGGTGCATAGTTATTATGTTCCCTTATGCGAAGAAACCATAGCAAATTGCGACTACGAGTTGCCTTATTCAGCGGCTATCAGGCGTAACAATTTTTACGGTGTTCAATTCCATCCTGAGAAAAGTGCGGCGGCAGGCGAACAACTATTAAAGAACTTTTTAGCACTATGA
- the hisB gene encoding bifunctional histidinol-phosphatase/imidazoleglycerol-phosphate dehydratase HisB, whose product MKKRVLFIDRDGTMIREPEDEQIDSFSKLDFYPKAISALGKIASELDYELVMITNQDGLGTGSYPEDTFWPVHNFILKTFENEGVVFDEVLIDRSFPEENKNTRKPGTGLLTKYFGEGYDLPNSYVIGDRLTDMELAKNLGAQGIFINDNTGLGTGEVTVKEEELENWIVLESNDWDAIYSFLKLGRRSSEITRKTHETDVKININLDGTGKSEINTGIAFFDHMLDQLARHGMMDLYIEVDGDLEVDEHHTIEDTAIALGEVFYEALGTKLGIERYGFCLPMDDCLAQVSIDFGGRNWLVWEADFKREMIGKMPTEMFFHFFKSFTDGARANLNIKAEGTNEHHKIEAIFKAFAKSIRAAIRRDPEKLMLPSTKGSL is encoded by the coding sequence ATGAAAAAGAGGGTATTATTTATAGATAGAGACGGTACCATGATACGTGAACCGGAAGATGAGCAGATAGATTCGTTCTCAAAACTGGATTTCTATCCGAAAGCGATAAGTGCTTTAGGTAAGATCGCCTCCGAATTGGATTATGAACTCGTTATGATCACCAATCAGGACGGCCTGGGAACTGGTTCCTATCCCGAGGACACCTTTTGGCCGGTTCATAATTTTATTCTGAAAACCTTTGAGAATGAAGGAGTCGTGTTCGACGAAGTACTAATTGACAGGAGTTTTCCTGAAGAGAATAAAAACACACGCAAACCCGGTACAGGATTGTTGACAAAATACTTCGGTGAAGGGTACGATCTACCCAACTCATATGTAATTGGCGACAGGCTCACCGATATGGAATTAGCGAAGAATCTGGGCGCTCAGGGGATTTTTATAAATGATAATACTGGTTTAGGCACTGGGGAAGTGACTGTAAAGGAGGAAGAACTGGAAAATTGGATCGTCCTGGAATCTAACGACTGGGATGCCATCTATTCGTTCCTAAAGCTAGGCCGAAGAAGTTCTGAAATTACGAGAAAGACCCACGAAACCGATGTAAAGATAAATATTAACCTAGACGGGACAGGCAAGAGTGAGATCAACACAGGAATCGCATTTTTCGACCATATGCTGGACCAATTGGCGAGACACGGGATGATGGATCTTTATATAGAGGTTGATGGCGATCTGGAGGTTGATGAGCATCACACCATAGAAGATACTGCCATTGCCCTTGGAGAAGTATTCTACGAGGCACTGGGTACTAAACTTGGAATAGAAAGATATGGATTTTGCTTACCTATGGACGATTGTCTGGCCCAGGTATCTATAGACTTTGGCGGTCGCAACTGGTTGGTGTGGGAGGCAGATTTCAAAAGAGAAATGATTGGTAAAATGCCTACCGAAATGTTCTTTCACTTCTTTAAGTCATTTACAGATGGTGCCCGTGCAAATCTCAATATCAAAGCCGAAGGCACTAACGAGCACCATAAGATCGAAGCGATTTTTAAAGCTTTTGCCAAGTCGATTCGAGCTGCAATACGGCGGGACCCCGAAAAGTTAATGTTGCCATCAACCAAAGGAAGCTTATAG
- the hisC gene encoding histidinol-phosphate transaminase: protein MSRTKLIKRLVRANVRKLKAYSSARDEYPGDSEGMIFMDANENPFNTGLNRYPDPFQRKVKKELSAIKHISAEQIFLGNGSDEVLDLLFRAFCEPGIDNCITLPPTYGMYAVLAGLNDIENREVILDATFQPDTERILKVQDERSKLLFFCSPNNPTGNTMNSPEIERMLNDFNGLVVIDEAYIDFSEKESWIKRINDHPNLVVVQTFSKAYGLAGIRLGVCYASSEIIKILNTIKPPYNVNELTQGKAFQAITEYKNIKDTIDRLNDEKSRLYKALLEVDLIKKIYHSDANFLLIEVDDATRRYKELISKGFVVRNRSNQPLCKNTLRITVGTTEENTALIETLKTL from the coding sequence ATGAGTAGGACAAAATTAATAAAGAGGCTGGTTCGTGCCAATGTACGCAAGTTAAAGGCGTATAGCTCTGCCCGGGACGAATACCCGGGTGACAGTGAGGGAATGATCTTTATGGATGCGAACGAGAACCCCTTCAATACAGGTTTGAATCGCTATCCAGATCCTTTTCAACGCAAGGTAAAGAAAGAACTCTCGGCTATAAAGCACATATCTGCAGAACAGATCTTTCTAGGCAATGGTAGTGATGAGGTGTTGGACCTGCTGTTCCGGGCCTTTTGTGAGCCAGGAATCGACAATTGTATCACATTACCACCAACCTATGGGATGTATGCCGTACTTGCCGGGCTTAACGATATTGAGAATCGTGAAGTGATCTTAGATGCAACATTTCAACCGGATACCGAGAGGATATTGAAGGTCCAGGACGAACGGTCCAAACTCCTTTTCTTTTGCTCGCCCAATAATCCTACCGGAAATACTATGAATTCTCCCGAAATAGAGCGGATGTTAAATGATTTTAACGGACTTGTAGTTATCGATGAGGCCTATATAGATTTTTCGGAGAAGGAAAGTTGGATAAAAAGGATCAATGATCATCCCAATCTGGTGGTGGTACAAACATTTTCTAAAGCGTATGGGTTGGCGGGAATCCGACTGGGTGTGTGCTATGCTTCTTCAGAAATAATAAAGATCCTAAACACTATAAAACCGCCATACAATGTAAACGAACTCACCCAGGGAAAAGCATTTCAGGCCATTACAGAATATAAGAATATAAAAGACACAATAGATAGATTAAATGATGAAAAGAGCAGGTTATATAAAGCTTTACTTGAAGTGGATTTGATTAAAAAGATATATCATAGTGATGCTAATTTCTTATTGATAGAAGTAGATGACGCTACCCGGCGCTACAAGGAACTTATAAGCAAAGGATTTGTGGTTCGCAACCGCAGTAATCAACCGCTTTGCAAGAATACTCTCAGGATTACGGTAGGTACAACTGAAGAGAATACTGCTTTAATTGAAACATTAAAAACCTTATAA
- the hisD gene encoding histidinol dehydrogenase: MEKILYPAPKKWPELLRRPTQPVEEIEQTVKEIFSEVRTKGDGALKKYTHLFDGVDIESIQVSQSELRSAVTDIDPSLAAAIRMAKENITSFHEVQRSETIRVETSPGVNCWQVKRPIQKVGIYIPGGSAPLFSTVLMLAIPAMLAGCEEIVLCTPPGPKGKVDPAILYTADLCGINKVYSVGGIQAIAALTYGTETIPAVYKIFGPGNQFVTAAKQFATKYGVAIDMPAGPSELLVFADDSARPDFIAADLLSQAEHGPDSQVILVSTSEDMLDEVAREVDLQLAVLPRKEIAAKAIENSKLILVENSEIALRLINDHGPEHFIVNSRDEGYFADNIQNAGSVFVGPYSPESAGDYASGTNHTLPTNGYTRQYSGVTLDSFLKSISFQHITREGLKSLGPVVEIMATAEGLMAHKNAVSIRLKQLAENE, from the coding sequence ATGGAAAAGATACTATACCCTGCACCTAAGAAATGGCCGGAGTTGCTACGACGGCCCACACAGCCAGTAGAAGAGATCGAACAAACAGTAAAAGAAATATTTTCCGAAGTACGAACAAAAGGGGATGGTGCGCTAAAAAAATATACGCACCTCTTTGATGGTGTGGATATAGAGTCAATACAAGTGTCGCAGTCTGAGTTGAGATCGGCCGTAACCGATATAGATCCTTCTCTGGCCGCTGCAATACGTATGGCCAAAGAAAACATTACGAGCTTTCACGAAGTTCAGCGAAGCGAAACCATCCGTGTGGAAACTTCACCAGGTGTGAATTGCTGGCAGGTTAAACGGCCTATCCAAAAAGTAGGTATTTATATTCCCGGTGGTTCGGCACCCTTATTCTCTACTGTTTTAATGTTAGCGATACCTGCAATGCTGGCAGGTTGCGAAGAGATCGTGCTTTGTACGCCTCCCGGTCCCAAGGGAAAGGTAGATCCAGCTATCTTGTATACCGCAGATCTATGTGGTATAAACAAAGTCTATTCGGTAGGTGGTATACAAGCGATAGCGGCCCTTACTTATGGCACCGAAACCATCCCAGCCGTTTATAAGATCTTCGGTCCGGGTAATCAGTTTGTTACTGCCGCAAAACAGTTTGCGACAAAGTATGGGGTTGCCATAGATATGCCGGCAGGCCCGTCTGAACTATTGGTGTTTGCCGATGATAGTGCCAGACCCGATTTTATTGCTGCAGACCTGCTAAGTCAGGCCGAACACGGTCCCGATAGCCAGGTGATCCTTGTGAGTACCTCGGAGGATATGTTGGATGAGGTGGCACGGGAGGTCGACCTTCAATTGGCAGTCCTTCCCAGAAAAGAGATCGCCGCGAAGGCAATTGAAAATTCTAAACTTATTCTGGTGGAGAATTCGGAGATCGCTTTAAGATTAATAAATGATCACGGCCCGGAGCATTTCATAGTGAATTCTCGGGATGAAGGATACTTCGCAGATAACATCCAAAATGCCGGTTCTGTGTTCGTAGGGCCTTATTCGCCGGAAAGTGCCGGTGATTACGCTTCAGGAACCAACCACACCTTACCCACCAACGGATATACAAGGCAGTACAGCGGAGTAACTCTGGATAGTTTTTTAAAAAGTATAAGCTTTCAGCATATCACACGAGAAGGATTGAAAAGCCTTGGGCCGGTTGTGGAAATCATGGCTACCGCTGAAGGGCTAATGGCTCACAAGAACGCAGTAAGTATCAGGCTAAAACAACTCGCAGAAAATGAGTAG
- the hisG gene encoding ATP phosphoribosyltransferase, which yields MKLKIAIQKSGRLHDESLKLLKDCGISIDNGRDQLKASAKNFPLEIYYLRNGDIPQYLKDGVVDCAIIGENLLIEKGEDIRILEKLGFSKCRVSLAVSKIFEYDTIMDLAGKRIATSYPVTTAKYLKEKGIEAELHIINGSVEIAPNIGLADAICDIVSSGSTLFKNNLKEVEVIMKSEAVLAASPKLPDSLSEVLRNFRFRIQSVLKGRDYRYVLLNAPNDKLQEIIRILPGMKSPTVLPLAEEGWSSIHSVVKQDAFWEVIDNLKMAGAEGILVCPIEKMVL from the coding sequence ATGAAACTAAAAATTGCCATTCAAAAATCGGGTCGCCTGCATGACGAATCCCTGAAATTGCTCAAAGATTGTGGAATCTCCATAGATAATGGCAGAGACCAATTGAAAGCATCGGCCAAAAATTTCCCATTGGAGATCTATTATCTCCGCAATGGGGATATTCCTCAATACCTCAAAGATGGGGTAGTTGATTGTGCTATAATAGGTGAAAACCTTCTCATTGAGAAGGGGGAGGATATACGAATTCTTGAAAAACTCGGTTTTTCGAAATGCCGGGTCTCACTTGCCGTTTCCAAGATTTTCGAATATGACACTATCATGGACCTGGCCGGGAAGCGAATTGCTACTTCATACCCCGTAACAACAGCCAAATATTTAAAGGAAAAGGGAATCGAAGCCGAACTACACATCATTAACGGAAGTGTGGAAATTGCTCCCAATATTGGGCTTGCAGACGCTATTTGTGACATAGTAAGTAGTGGTAGTACCTTATTTAAGAATAATTTGAAAGAAGTGGAAGTGATCATGAAAAGTGAGGCTGTACTTGCTGCATCACCAAAACTACCCGATTCGCTTTCAGAGGTCCTGAGGAACTTTAGATTCAGGATACAGTCTGTTTTAAAAGGACGAGATTACCGCTATGTTTTACTCAATGCTCCCAATGACAAATTGCAGGAGATAATCAGGATACTGCCGGGAATGAAGAGTCCAACCGTGTTGCCCCTGGCAGAAGAAGGTTGGAGTAGTATTCACTCCGTGGTGAAGCAAGATGCGTTCTGGGAAGTAATAGATAACTTAAAGATGGCAGGAGCTGAAGGAATCCTGGTTTGTCCCATCGAGAAAATGGTTTTATAA
- a CDS encoding OmpA family protein, translating into MKNFLIAFLVFLVWSFFGLWLYSWLQPENKNTQDTTEVAITEKEDSATMTKVDTPTEISDTTIPLDTDSTAIGDAYKEEFISTPAKGLRAVSETGDIVFLYPEGFVITKNSDRVSIPPAIVDFKYKLNTYILEHPDTELHITSQYSPSENIQSPNLGIKRAQVIKQILIETGIPSEKIVIKPFITEIEFAIDNTFKHSFTFNFKPLNTERIKAVKNSIPESRVVYPEFSSQGIMVNQALEQLRQEVKAIIDENPNIEIEVVGHTDNVGNAIDNYVKGLEYARQLRWFLVNKAGIDRNKIRAVSKGESEAIAGNGTEKGRNLNRRLEVIFYLDTDE; encoded by the coding sequence ATGAAGAATTTTTTAATCGCTTTTTTAGTGTTCCTTGTATGGTCTTTTTTCGGGTTGTGGCTATATTCCTGGTTACAACCGGAAAACAAAAACACTCAGGACACCACCGAAGTGGCTATCACCGAAAAAGAAGATTCGGCTACCATGACCAAGGTGGACACCCCTACCGAGATAAGCGATACCACAATTCCATTAGATACCGATAGTACCGCTATAGGAGATGCTTACAAAGAAGAGTTTATCAGCACCCCTGCAAAAGGGCTACGCGCTGTGAGTGAAACCGGCGATATCGTTTTTCTTTATCCGGAAGGGTTCGTAATTACCAAGAATTCGGACAGAGTTAGTATCCCGCCGGCTATCGTCGATTTCAAATATAAGCTCAATACTTATATACTTGAACACCCGGACACCGAATTACACATCACTTCACAATACAGTCCTAGTGAGAACATTCAATCTCCCAATCTCGGTATTAAACGTGCTCAGGTAATAAAACAGATCCTGATCGAAACCGGTATTCCTTCAGAAAAAATAGTGATCAAACCCTTTATTACTGAAATCGAGTTTGCCATCGATAATACTTTTAAACACAGTTTCACATTCAATTTTAAACCCCTCAATACCGAACGTATCAAGGCCGTTAAAAATTCTATTCCCGAATCCAGAGTTGTCTATCCCGAATTCTCATCGCAAGGCATTATGGTGAACCAAGCTCTCGAACAATTAAGGCAGGAAGTGAAGGCCATCATTGATGAAAACCCTAATATAGAAATAGAGGTTGTGGGCCATACAGATAATGTGGGTAACGCAATCGACAACTATGTTAAAGGTCTGGAATACGCCAGGCAACTCCGCTGGTTCCTTGTTAATAAGGCAGGAATAGACCGCAATAAGATAAGGGCTGTTTCTAAGGGAGAATCGGAAGCGATCGCAGGGAATGGTACAGAAAAAGGTCGTAACTTGAACCGAAGGTTGGAGGTTATATTTTATTTAGACACAGATGAATAG
- a CDS encoding prohibitin family protein: MDKLPKIGIPVIIIVIILIIAFAKSAVTIGSGEAGVLYRTFGGGVVTDEPPLGEGFHLIAPWNDVIVYEVRQQELFEKMKVLSSNGLEIQIDASAWYEPVYNDLGNLHQSLGENYLQRVIQPAIRSAARSVVGRYTPEQLYSSKRDAIQDEIYTETKKILEEQYVQLNEVLVRDVTLPNTIKDAIERKLKQEQESLEYEFRLVTAAKEAEKVIIEAQGKADANRILSASLTDKILQDKGIEATIKLAESPNSKVIVIGSGEKGLPIILGNQ, encoded by the coding sequence ATGGACAAATTACCTAAAATCGGGATTCCCGTAATCATTATAGTGATCATACTTATTATCGCATTCGCTAAATCTGCCGTAACAATTGGCTCGGGTGAGGCAGGAGTACTTTATCGAACCTTTGGAGGCGGTGTGGTAACAGACGAACCGCCCTTAGGAGAAGGGTTTCATTTAATAGCTCCCTGGAACGATGTGATCGTTTACGAGGTAAGGCAGCAGGAATTGTTTGAGAAGATGAAGGTGCTTTCATCTAACGGACTCGAAATCCAGATCGATGCTTCGGCCTGGTATGAACCGGTTTATAACGACTTAGGCAATCTTCACCAATCCCTGGGTGAGAATTATTTGCAGAGAGTAATTCAACCTGCAATTAGATCGGCTGCTCGAAGTGTTGTGGGGCGTTATACTCCGGAACAGTTGTATTCCAGCAAGCGGGACGCTATACAGGATGAGATCTATACAGAAACCAAGAAGATCCTGGAGGAACAATATGTTCAGTTGAATGAAGTGTTGGTTCGTGACGTAACTCTACCTAATACTATTAAAGATGCTATCGAAAGAAAACTAAAGCAAGAGCAGGAATCTCTTGAATATGAATTCCGTCTTGTAACGGCAGCTAAAGAAGCCGAGAAGGTGATCATTGAAGCACAGGGTAAAGCAGATGCAAACAGAATCCTTAGCGCCTCGCTTACAGACAAGATCCTACAAGATAAAGGAATTGAAGCTACTATTAAATTAGCCGAATCGCCAAATAGTAAGGTGATCGTGATAGGTTCAGGGGAGAAGGGGTTGCCAATAATCTTAGGGAATCAATAG
- the fabG gene encoding 3-oxoacyl-[acyl-carrier-protein] reductase — protein MKLLEGKTAIITGGSRGIGKGIVETFAKHGANVAFTYNSSQEAAEALAEEVSKEGVKAKAYKSNAASFEESQELAAAVLEEFGSIDILVNNAGITKDNLLMRISEEDFDTVIEVNLKSVFNMTKAVQRAMLKQRKGSIINMSSVVGVKGNAGQTNYAASKAGILGFTKSVALELGSRDIRCNAIAPGFIETEMTGKLDEAVVQGWREAIPLKRGGSPEDIANACVFLGSDLSAYITGQVLNVDGGMLT, from the coding sequence ATGAAATTACTAGAAGGAAAGACCGCGATCATTACCGGAGGTTCCCGTGGGATCGGGAAAGGGATCGTTGAAACATTTGCAAAACACGGTGCCAATGTTGCATTTACTTATAATTCGTCCCAGGAGGCCGCAGAGGCTTTGGCCGAGGAGGTGTCTAAAGAAGGGGTGAAGGCAAAAGCATACAAAAGCAACGCAGCAAGTTTTGAAGAATCTCAGGAATTGGCTGCAGCCGTACTTGAAGAGTTCGGGAGTATCGATATACTGGTTAACAATGCCGGGATCACCAAAGACAACCTGCTCATGCGTATTTCGGAAGAAGATTTTGATACAGTGATCGAGGTAAACCTCAAATCTGTGTTTAATATGACCAAAGCCGTACAGCGAGCCATGTTGAAGCAAAGAAAAGGATCCATTATCAATATGAGCTCCGTGGTGGGAGTGAAGGGAAATGCCGGGCAAACCAATTATGCAGCGTCTAAGGCAGGTATCCTTGGTTTTACCAAATCGGTCGCGCTGGAACTAGGGTCACGAGACATCCGCTGTAATGCAATTGCCCCCGGATTCATAGAAACAGAAATGACAGGGAAGCTGGACGAGGCAGTGGTACAGGGTTGGCGTGAGGCCATACCTCTCAAGCGCGGTGGAAGCCCGGAGGATATAGCGAATGCATGCGTTTTCCTGGGAAGTGATCTATCGGCTTATATAACAGGTCAGGTGCTTAATGTGGATGGAGGAATGCTGACCTAA
- the sucD gene encoding succinate--CoA ligase subunit alpha has protein sequence MSVLVNKDSKIIVQGFTGSEGTFHAEQMIEYGTNVVGGVTPGKGGQTHLDKPVFNTVEEAVKKTAANVSIIFVPPAFAADAIMEAADAGIDVIITITEGIPVADMIKAADYLKDRDCRLVGPNCPGVITPDEAKVGIMPGFVFKKGRVGIVSKSGTLTYEAADQVVKQGLGITTAIGIGGDPIIGTTTKEAVELLINDEETEAVVMIGEIGGQLEADAANWYKESGSTKPIIGFIAGETAPAGRTMGHAGAIVGGSDDTAQAKKKIMRACGIHVVDSPAEIGKRVAEVLK, from the coding sequence ATGAGTGTTTTAGTTAATAAGGATTCGAAGATAATTGTACAGGGATTTACCGGTAGCGAAGGAACGTTTCACGCCGAGCAGATGATCGAGTATGGAACCAATGTAGTAGGCGGGGTAACACCCGGAAAAGGAGGGCAAACCCATCTGGATAAGCCGGTTTTCAACACGGTTGAAGAAGCGGTTAAGAAAACAGCTGCTAATGTCTCCATCATCTTCGTCCCTCCGGCATTTGCTGCCGACGCTATCATGGAAGCTGCCGATGCAGGGATCGATGTTATTATAACCATTACCGAAGGTATTCCGGTTGCCGATATGATCAAGGCTGCCGATTACCTCAAGGACAGGGATTGCAGGCTTGTAGGTCCAAACTGTCCTGGTGTTATCACACCCGATGAAGCGAAAGTAGGGATCATGCCTGGTTTTGTTTTTAAGAAGGGAAGAGTGGGTATTGTATCTAAGTCGGGAACCCTAACTTACGAAGCGGCAGACCAGGTTGTTAAACAAGGACTGGGCATCACTACCGCTATTGGAATTGGTGGTGACCCGATAATTGGCACCACAACCAAAGAAGCTGTAGAATTACTTATTAATGACGAAGAGACCGAAGCGGTTGTAATGATCGGGGAGATTGGCGGACAACTGGAAGCAGACGCGGCCAACTGGTATAAGGAATCTGGCAGCACTAAACCTATCATTGGTTTTATAGCCGGTGAGACAGCACCTGCGGGCCGTACGATGGGGCATGCCGGCGCCATAGTAGGAGGTAGTGACGACACTGCTCAAGCCAAGAAGAAGATCATGAGAGCCTGCGGAATTCACGTGGTGGACTCACCTGCCGAAATTGGTAAAAGAGTTGCCGAGGTATTAAAATAA
- a CDS encoding nuclear transport factor 2 family protein: MSKNAKEIVRSFYQSDILKDDTVLEKFMHKDMVLIWNSADGLSIMHYDDLVEFFAEVRRSYHDLRIEVSHLLQDDKHITIRYKYYIRTIENPDEELGIAHFIAIWEIKDDQLYRGYQVSQPVTDKDDTHESYHRVKV; encoded by the coding sequence ATGAGTAAGAATGCCAAAGAGATCGTAAGGAGTTTTTATCAATCGGACATCCTTAAAGACGATACGGTACTTGAAAAATTCATGCATAAGGATATGGTCCTCATCTGGAACAGTGCCGATGGATTGAGCATCATGCATTACGATGATCTTGTAGAATTCTTTGCCGAAGTAAGGCGCTCTTATCACGATCTTAGGATAGAGGTTAGTCATTTACTCCAGGACGACAAACATATTACCATCCGGTATAAATATTACATCCGTACCATAGAGAACCCCGATGAAGAGCTGGGAATCGCTCATTTTATCGCTATTTGGGAGATTAAGGACGATCAGTTATATAGGGGTTACCAGGTAAGTCAGCCGGTTACAGACAAGGACGACACCCACGAATCTTACCATCGAGTTAAGGTTTAA
- a CDS encoding UDP-3-O-(3-hydroxymyristoyl)glucosamine N-acyltransferase has product MKFGTQQKLEDIAQILDCEYVGDANFPVLGMNEIHVVQPGDIVFVDHPKYYDKALRSLATVILINKKVDCPKGKALLISDDPFRDFNKLTNHFNPFEPARAAIAENAVIGRHTIIQPNVFIGNNVQIGNDCLIHSNVCIYDNTVIGNNVTIHSGTVLGADAFYYKNRPENYDRLISGGNVIIKDNVDIGALCTIDRGVSASTIIGEGTKLDNQVHVGHDSVIGRRCLIASQVGIAGCVLIEDMVTIWGQVGITSGITIGEKAVISAQSGVSKSLPGHKSYFGTPADEFRKKYKEIASIRLIPDIIDKLDKIQ; this is encoded by the coding sequence ATGAAATTCGGCACGCAACAAAAATTGGAAGATATTGCACAGATCTTAGACTGTGAATATGTTGGTGATGCCAACTTTCCTGTGCTGGGGATGAACGAGATACATGTAGTTCAGCCCGGAGATATTGTTTTTGTCGATCACCCGAAATATTACGATAAGGCCTTAAGATCCCTGGCTACAGTGATCCTTATCAATAAAAAGGTGGATTGCCCTAAGGGGAAGGCTCTCTTGATCTCGGATGATCCGTTTCGCGATTTTAATAAACTTACCAATCATTTCAACCCCTTCGAGCCTGCAAGGGCGGCTATAGCCGAAAATGCAGTAATTGGCAGGCATACCATCATCCAGCCTAATGTATTTATTGGCAACAATGTACAGATAGGTAACGATTGTTTGATCCATTCTAACGTGTGCATCTATGATAATACGGTGATTGGCAATAATGTAACAATACATTCGGGAACCGTATTGGGGGCCGATGCTTTTTACTATAAGAACAGGCCCGAAAATTACGACCGCCTGATTAGCGGGGGTAATGTGATCATAAAGGATAATGTAGACATAGGAGCCTTATGTACCATAGACAGGGGCGTATCTGCCTCCACGATCATTGGGGAAGGAACCAAACTGGACAATCAAGTACATGTAGGGCATGATTCGGTGATTGGCCGTCGTTGCCTTATTGCTTCCCAGGTAGGGATTGCAGGTTGTGTGCTTATTGAGGATATGGTTACCATCTGGGGACAGGTAGGTATTACCAGCGGAATAACGATTGGTGAAAAAGCCGTAATTTCTGCACAAAGCGGTGTGAGTAAATCGTTACCCGGCCATAAGTCGTATTTTGGAACACCGGCTGATGAATTCAGAAAAAAATATAAAGAGATTGCATCCATCAGGCTAATTCCGGATATAATCGATAAACTTGATAAAATACAATGA
- the efp gene encoding elongation factor P, whose translation MATTSDIRKGLCIKYNHDIYKIIEFLHVKPGKGPAFVRTKLKSVTTGKVIDNTFSAGHKIEDVRVETHKFQYLYNEGDTFHFMNTEDYTQIQLQKDALDTPDLMKEGEVVTVIINTEDNMPLSVEMPAHVILEVTATEPGVKGNTATNATKPATVETGAQINVPLFINEGDKIKIDTDKGQYQERIKE comes from the coding sequence ATGGCAACTACTTCAGATATTAGAAAAGGATTGTGTATAAAGTACAATCACGACATTTATAAGATTATAGAGTTTCTCCACGTAAAACCAGGTAAAGGCCCGGCATTCGTACGTACCAAATTAAAAAGTGTTACCACCGGGAAGGTGATAGACAATACTTTTTCGGCAGGGCATAAGATAGAAGACGTTAGGGTGGAGACTCATAAATTTCAGTATTTGTATAATGAAGGGGATACCTTTCACTTTATGAATACTGAAGATTACACACAAATTCAACTTCAGAAAGATGCTTTAGACACCCCGGACCTGATGAAAGAAGGCGAAGTGGTGACTGTGATCATAAACACAGAGGACAACATGCCCTTGTCTGTTGAAATGCCTGCTCATGTGATCCTGGAAGTAACAGCCACAGAGCCGGGAGTAAAAGGAAATACCGCTACTAATGCAACTAAACCGGCAACTGTGGAGACCGGTGCACAAATTAACGTACCTTTATTCATCAACGAAGGAGATAAGATCAAGATCGATACAGATAAAGGTCAATACCAGGAACGAATCAAGGAATAG